In Mycetocola spongiae, the genomic stretch GCGCTCACACCGGCCTAGGATGTAGCGGCGCGGGTCTCGCGGAAAAAATCCACGAGCAGAGCCGCGCAGGCCTCCTCCTCAACCCCGCCGATCACCTCGGCACGATGCGGGAGGCGGCGCTCGCGCAGCAGGTCAAAGGCGCTTCCGCCCGCCCCGGCCTTTTCCTCCCAGGCACCAAAAATCACGCGTGGAATCCGGGCGGCCACGATCGCTCCCGCACACATCACGCAGGGCTCCAGCGTGACGATCAGCGTGAGATCCGCGAGCTGCCAGTCGCGGCGCGCGGCGGCCGCGGCCCGGATTGCCTCGATTTCGGCATGCGCGCTCGGGTCGTGCCGGGCCTCGCGTTCATTGCGCCCCACCGCCACCACATTCCCCGCGGGGTCCACCAATATCGCGCCCACTGGCACATCGGCCGTGCTCTGTGTGAGCCGCGCCTGCTCGATGGCAAGGGCCATCCAGCGACGATACTCC encodes the following:
- a CDS encoding nucleoside deaminase; this translates as MALAIEQARLTQSTADVPVGAILVDPAGNVVAVGRNEREARHDPSAHAEIEAIRAAAAARRDWQLADLTLIVTLEPCVMCAGAIVAARIPRVIFGAWEEKAGAGGSAFDLLRERRLPHRAEVIGGVEEEACAALLVDFFRETRAATS